Genomic DNA from Streptomyces sp. AM 2-1-1:
GGGGCGGTGATGATGGCACGAGGGGCGCCCCGGGCCGGTGGGCGGACGGGGCCGCGGACCGGGCCGGGGCGGCGGTCTGGGCGGGCTCGGGGTGGGCCGGCGGGCGGTGTGGTGTCCGTCAGAGCCGGGTGAACAGGTGGGCGCAGGAGGCGGCCAGGGGGTCGAGGTCCGCGCCGAGGTAGCCGCGCACGTCGTCGAGGACGCGTCCGAAGCCGTCCTCTCCGCCGTTCTCCACGGCGTCGGCGACCCGGCGGACGCCGTCGGCCAGCGCTTTGCGGGCGGCGGCGGCCTCCGGGTTGGCGTGCTGGACGTCCCAGTACACCTCCGGCGTGCCGGAGGCGATCCGTGCGAGCAGGGCCAGCAACGCGTTGGCCGGCGGCGGCGCGACCGGCCGCAACTGGCGCACCTGCGGCACGAGTTCACCCAGCGCCAGGCCGAATCCCAGGACCGCGGCGTGGGTCAGCGCCTGCGTCGCGCCGGCGAGACGGTCGTGTTCCCGGGCGTCCACCCGGACCACCGTGGCCCCCCAGTCGGCGACCAGTGCCAGCAGACGTTCGACGCCGGCCCCGGCGTTGATCACGACGGCGGCGACCGGCCGGCCCTCGAAGCCCAGCGAGGGGGCGAACATCGGGTTGAGCCCGACCGCCTGGATCCCGGGGGCGTGGGTCCGCACGGCCCCGGTGACGGGTTGCTTGACGGAGAGCGTGTCCACCAGCACCGCGTCGGCGCGCAGATGGCGGGCGACGTGCGGCAGGGCGGCGAGCGCGACCGTCTCCGGTACGGCCAGCACGACCAGGTCGGCGGCCGCGAGTTCGGCGGCGAGCGCCTCGTCGACGGCGGTGATGTCACCGGTCGTACGGCGGGCGCCGGGCGGCCCTCCGGTGCCCGCCGGGTCGACGACGGTCACCTCGCTCCCCGAGCCGAGCAGCCGCTCCGCGAAGAGCGCGCCCACGGCTCCGGCTCCCCCGACGACCAGGGCCCGGCCGGCGGTCACCAGACGCTCCCGGGCGGTCCGTCGGCGGCCTGCTCCCCGCTCCGGGGACCGGTCATGGTGCCGAGCACGGCCGTGACGACCGCGCGGGACTTCACGACGGTCTCCTCGAATTCGTCCTCGGCGTCGGAGAGTGCCACGATGGCGCCGCCGACGCCGAAGGAGAGCCGGTCCCCCGCGGCCACCAGGGTGCGGATGACGATGCTCAGGTCGGCCGCGCCGCTGAGCGAGAACCACCCCAGGCAGCCGGAGTAGACGCCCCGGGGGCCCTCCTCCAGCCGGTCGATGATCTCCATGGTGCGCAGTTTGGGCGCGCCCGTCATCGAGCCGCCCGGGAACGCGGCGCGGACGCAGGAGACCGCCGTCTCTTCCGCGCGCAGCGTGCCGCGGATGGTGGAGACCAACTGGTGGACGGGGGCGTAGGTCTCCACGTGGAAGAGGCTGGGGACGTGCACCGAGCCGACCTCGCACACGACGTTGAGGTCGTTGCGGATCAGGTCCACGATCATCAGGTTCTCCGCGCGGTCCTTCTCCTGGGTGAGCAGGTCCTGACGGAGCGCCTCGTCCTCGGCGGGGGTCGCGCCGCGCGGCCGGGTCCCCTTGATCGGCTTGGACTCGGCGATCCGGTCGGTACCGATCGTCAGGAACCGCTCGGGCGAGGCGCTGAGCACCGCCGCTCCGGGGAAGTCGAGCAGTGCGCCGTACGGCACCGGGCTGATCCTGCGCAGCCGGGAGTAGGTGGTCAGCGGGTCGATCACGGCGTCCAGCTCGACCGTGTTGGTCAGGCAGACCTCGTACGTCTCCCCCTGCCGGATCTGCTCCAGGCTCTCGGCTATCCGGTCGAGATAGGCCTCGCGGTCGTGGCGCGGCTGGACGGTTCCGTCGGCGGCCGGGTCGTTCATGCCGATGGCGGGGAGTTCCCCGGGCCTCTGGGCCGTGTCGTGCCGGGGCAGCCCCCGCAGGGTCTCCTCGGTGTGCTCGAGCCAGCGCAGGGCGTCGGCGTCGTCACCGTCGGCCGAGAGTGCCAGCAGGTAGGTCGCGCCGTCGGCGTGGTCCACGGCCATCATGCGGTCGGCGAAGAGCATCTCGGCGTCCGGCGTGACGGACTTGTGCACCGCCTGCCCGCCGGTCTCGGCCTTCAGCTCGTAGCCGAGGTAGCCGACGTAACCGAGGTTGAACTCGAACGGCACGCCGTCCGGGACGGGGACGGCACGCAGCTTCAGCTGCTCGTCGAGGTAGTCGAAGAAGCCCTGGGCGACGATCTCGCCGTCGGAGTCCGGCCGACCGGGGGTACGGACGGTGACGTGGCCGTCCGCCACCCGGTGGGCGACGTGCTCGGCGAGCGGGCCGCTTCCGTCGCCGAGGAAGGAGAACCGGGACAGTCCGTCGAGGACGATTCCGCTGTCCAGCCAGAAACCGTGGTCGTCGTCGGCGAAGAGGGCGCGGTAGGCGGCCTCGGTGTCCGGCTCGATGTCGAGGCGGCGCACGTGCACCTCGTAGCGGGGGTGCGTGCGCCGGGCCGCCTGGAAGTCGAGTGCGAGGCGGCGGAAGTTGCGCAGGAGGTCGCGGCCGTGCTCGCTGCTGATCGACTCGGGGTGGAACTGCACGCCCCAGATCGGCCGGGAGGTGTGGCGCACGCCCATGACGACGCCGTCCTCGGTCCACGCGATGGCTTCGAGCTCGTCGGGGAGCCGGGTCGCGGCGAGGGAGTGGTAGCGCACGACGTCGTAGGGGCTCGGCAGGCCGGCGAAGATGTCGACGCCGGTGTGGCGTACCGGGGAGACCCGACCGTGCATGGGTTCGGGGGCGAGGCCGACCGTGCCGCCGAACAGGTGGGTGATGCCCTGGTGGCCGAGGCACACACCGAGGGTGGGCAGCCCGCTCTCGGTGATCGCGCGGGCGCTGATCCCGAAGTCGCGCTCACGGTCGGGGCGGCCGGGGCCGGGCGAGATGACGACGGCGTCGAAGTCCTCGATCCGCAGCCGCGCCCAGTCGGCGCCGTTCTTGACGACGACCGGAGGCTCCCCGTTCACCTCGCCGAGCAACTGGTAGAGGTTGTAGGTGAACGAGTCGTAGTTGTCGATCAGCAGGGTTCTCATGCCGTCGCCCCTCCGATCACCAGGTCTTCGACGCGGCATGTCTCCTCGATGATCAGGTCGTACAGTCGGCGCAGGAAGTCCTGGTCGATGCCGTTGCGCGCGCCGAAGCGGGCGGCGCGCTCCTGGACGATGCCGATGCGGTGCGGCTGCATCATGGGGACGTCGTTGTCGCGTTTGAAGTAACCGATCTCCACGCACTTCTCGATCCGGGCACGCAGCTCTTCCAGGAACCGCTCGTCGATCGCGTCGAGCTCGGCTCTGAGGTCGTCAATGGTCACACCGGTTCCCGGCCCACGCCTCACGGTCTCCCCTTCCGCCTTGTCCACCCTGCGAACTCTGCCGGGGGCCGCGCGGAGGCGGCCACCCGTTCGATAGCTCGGATCGACGCAGTGCACTTACTGGGGGGATCCATACGGGGACATACGCGTCAGCCGGGGCAGGTCGCGCCCCGGTCGGCGAGGAGCGGTGCGGGGCCGTGTGGAGCGGCGGGGCGGTGGGGGCGGAGGGCGCGGTGGGGAGTGCGGGAAGGCCGCGGCCGGCGGGCCCCGTCGGTCGGCGTCCACGTCGCGCACCTGGGGAGTACGGGAAGCCCGCGGCCGGCGGGCCCCGTCAGTCGGCGTCCACGTCGCGCACCGAGACGCGGATGGTGGCGAGCGTGCTGTCGGCGGCGTCGGGGACGAGCATCCCGGCGCGGACGCCGTCGCGCAGGTAGTCGACGACGTCCCGGTCGAGCACCTCGCCGGGGAGGGCGGCGGGGACGCCGGGCGGATAGGGGGTGAGCATCTCGGCGCAGACCCGTCCGACGGCCCGGTCCGCGGGGACCTCCTCGACGTCGCCGAAGAACGCGTCGCGGGGAAGGGTCGCCTGCCGGAGCCGGAGGCCGCCCGGGGCCGGGACCCTGATCTTCGGTGCGGGCGGCAGGTCGTCGGCGTGCGCGACGAGATCGCGCAGGCCGTCGAGGAGGCGCCGCTCCGTCGTGTCGTCGTCGGCGTGGGTCAGCTGGGCGTTGACGCGCCGGTGGTCCGAGGTGTGCAGGTTGACGCGGTGGTTGCGGCGCATCCAGTCGGCGGCGGCGTACCCGTTGAAGGGGAGGGCGCTCAGGTCCACGTATATCTGGAGGGGGTCCATGTCGGCGGCGAGCCCGTCGCCGCAGAAGTCGGCGCGCCCGTGGACGTGCAGGCCCTCGATCCCGTCGACGGCCGCCCGGACCCGGTGGGCGCGGGAGAGGGCGTCGCCCAGGAGTGCGCGGCCGTGCTCCATCATCTGGCGGCGCCACCCGTCGAGGGCCGCGAAGACGAGCACCGATGGGCTGGTGGTGTCCAGGAGGTCGGCCCGGGCGGCGAGGGCGTCCTTGGCCACGAGGTCGCCCTGCAGGTGGAAGACGGACCCCTGTTCCAGTCCGGAACCCATCTTGTGGACCGAGGTCACGCAGACGTCGGCTCCGGCGTCCATGGCCCAGGTGGGCAGGTCGGGGTGGAAGGGCAGGTGCGCTCCCCACGCTTCGTCGACGATCAGCGGTACGCCTCGTTCGTGGCAGAGCTCCGCGAGGGCTCCGACGTCGGCGCAGGCGCCGTAGGGGGTCGGGCTGGTGACCAGGGCCCCCCGTGCGTCGGGGTGCTCCTCGAACGCGGCCCGGAAGGCATCGGCGGCCGGCGGGTGGGCGAGGTGGAGGCCGGCGTCCCACTGCGGATCGACCCAGACCGGGCGGATCCCCGCGAGGATCAGGCCCGAGACCACCGACTTGTGGACGTCCCGGCCGATCAGCAGTTTCTGGTGCGGGCCGGCGACGGAGAGCATGGCCGCCTTCACCGAGAGGGAGCTGCCGCAGGTGGAGAAGAAGGTGTGGTCGGCGCCGACGGCGTCGGCCATCAACTCCTCGGCCCGCTCGATGACCTTGCCCGACATCGTCCGGTCGTCGAGCCCGGAGACCGCGAGCATGTCCGCGTGGAAGACGGCCTCTCCGAGCACCTCGAGGACCCTCGGATCCGCCCCTCTGCCCTGCTTGTGGCCGGGCGGCGTGAACGGCAGTTGGTCCTCGGCCCGGTACGCGGCCAGAGCGTCGAGAACGGGAGCTTCGGAGTGGTCCATGGTCGGCCTTCCGGTACGGCGGTGGAAAGGAACGCGCGGCTGGGGAACGGCGGGCCGCTGCGGCGCGCCGCGCCCCGCCGCGGGAGTGGGGCACGGACGGCCGCCCCGCCGCGTGCCGCCACTCCCGGTCGTGGCCCGGGGCGGCTCGTCCGTCCGCCGCCCCGGGTACGGCCTGTCAGAGAGCGGGCGTGAACCGGTCCCAGGCGCGGTGTGCGCCGAGCAGGGAGGTGACGGTCTCCAGCACCTGGGGGGCGGCCTCGCCGGTCACCACACCCGGGGAGCCCGCGGGGAGCCCCGCCGCCGCGAGGGCGTCGACGCCGTCGCCCCACGCGCCGATGGCCTTGCCGTGCCGGTACGCCTCCCCGACCATCAGCAGCAGGCGCGGCTCGATGGCGGTGACGGCCGCGGTGGCGTCGTCCGTCTTGGCGTCACGGGCGCCGTAGCTGTCTGCGGCAGGGCCCGGCGCGCCGGCCAGCAGGATCGCGTCGAACTCGGTCGAGCGGGCCGTGGCGAAGGTGCGCTGCACGGTCACCGCGTCGTCCCCCCGGCCCAGCTTGCCGCCGGCCGGGGCGATGACCAGCGGGACCATGCCGGCATCGAGGATCGTGCGGCGCACCGCGCGCACCCCGTCGAGGTCGTCCGTCCCGTCGGTGACGATGCCGATGATCCGGCCGTCGACCGGCCAGTTCTGCCCGATCTGGGAGAGCGCGGGGCTCGGTTCGACCGACGCCAGGGGGACGCTCGGCCCGGGGGCGGGAAGGCCCAGACCGGCCGCGACCTCCGCGCAGAGGTCGGGGTCGATGTTGGCGAGGACCTGGAGCCCGCGCACCTTGATGGACTCCTCCCAGCACTTGCCCAGCTCGAAGGTGTAGGCGGCGGCGATGTGCTCGCGCTCGGTGGGGGTCATGCTGAGGTAGAACAGCCGCGCCTGGCTGAAGTGGTCGTCGAAGGAGGCCGGAGCGTCCCGCACCTTCCGGGCGGCGGGGAGTTGCACGGGCACCTCGATGAAGGCGCCGGTGTCCTGACCCGCGAGGAACGGGCAGCCGCCGTCGAGGGAGTTGGGGCGGTAGGGCGCCACTCCGCGGTGCACGGCGGTCTGGTGCATGCCGTCCCGCAGCATGTCGTTGACCGGGGCGTGGGTGCGGTTGATCGGCAGCTGACCGAAGTTGGGACCGCCCAGCCGGCTGATCTGGGTGTCGAGGTAGGAGAAGAGCCGGCCCTGGAACAGCGGGTCGTCGGTGACGTCGATGCCGGGCACCAGGTGGCCCAGGTGGAAGGCGACCTGCTCGGTCTCGGCGAAGAAGTTCGACGGGTTGGCGTTGAGGGTCATCAGGCCGATCGGCCGGACCGGCGCCAGCTCCTCGGGCACGATCTTCGTCGGGTCCAGCAGGTCGATGCCCTCGAACATCTGGTCCTCGGTGTCCGGGAAGGTCTGGACACCCAGCTCCCACTGCGGGAAGGCGCCCGCCTCGATCGCGTCGGCGAGGTCGCGGCGGTGGAAGTCGGGGTCGACACCCGCGGTGATCTGCGCCTCCTCCCACACCAGGGAGTGCACGCCGAGCTTCGGCTTCCAGTGGAACTTCACCAGGGTGGTGGCGCCCTCCGCGTTGACCAGCCGGAAGGTGTGGACGCCGAAGCCCTCCATCATCCGGTAGGAGCGCGGGATGCCCCGGTCGGACATGTTCCACAGCGTGTGGTGGGTCGCCTCGGTGTGCAGGGTGACGAAGTCCCAGAACGTGTCGTGGGCGCTCTGCGCCTGCGGGATCTCCCGGTCCGGGTGCGGCTTGCCCGCGTGGATGATGTCGGGGAACTTGATCGCGTCCTGGATGAAGAAGACCGGGATGTTGTTGCCGACCAGGTCGAAAACGCCCTCTTCGGTGTAGAACTTCGTCGCGAAGCCCCGGGTGTCGCGGACGGTGTCGGCCGAGCCGCGCGAACCGAGGACGGTGGAGAAGCGGACGAACACCGGCGTCTCGACGCCCTCGGCGAGGAACGCCGCCTTGGTGATCCCCGTGGCGGCCCCGTAGCCGCGGAAGACGCCGTGCGCGGCGGCGCCCCGGGCGTGCACCACCCGCTCGGGGATGCGCTCGTGGTCGAAGTGGGTGATCTTCTCCCGCAGGTGGTGGTCCTGGAGCAGCACCGGTCCGCGGGGCCCCGCCTTCAGGGAGTGGTCGGTGTCGTAGAGCCGCGCGCCCTGCGCGGTGGTGAGGTACGCACCGTCCTGCGCGACCTTGCTCTGCGGGGCTCCGGTGGCCTGCCCGGTCGGGCTGTAGGTCTCCGGTCCGCGCTGGTCGTTCTTGGCCAGGAGCGGCTCGCGTACCTTCGTCGGCTCCTCGACCGGGACGGCCTCGGGGCCCGGGGCTCCGGGAATCTCATTTCCAGGGTGAATGACCTCCTGGGCTTTCTTCGCTACTTTCTCGGCGGCGGCGGTCACCGGGTTCTTCTTTTCGCTCACGGCTTTCCGATCCATGGTGGCGGGCATGGCCACACGCACATGCGGTCACGCACCGGCAGGGGCGTCATCGACGCTCTACGCGTTCCCCCCACCTGGGAAACAAACACCTGCGCTGCACCATCCGGCGCTGCGTCCACGTGTGTACGCCGCGCGCCACGGCAGTGGGGAATACGCAGGTCGTACGGCTCCGAGGGGCGTCGTTCACCGCATGCGTACGGGCTCTGTGGTAAGGGCCGACGGATAAGTCGCGACGGCGCACCTGGACCAGTGTGCGGAGCGTACGGATTCGCCGTCCCGGTTTCGGGGAGCTTTTCCGGAA
This window encodes:
- the pabB gene encoding aminodeoxychorismate synthase component I, with amino-acid sequence MRTLLIDNYDSFTYNLYQLLGEVNGEPPVVVKNGADWARLRIEDFDAVVISPGPGRPDRERDFGISARAITESGLPTLGVCLGHQGITHLFGGTVGLAPEPMHGRVSPVRHTGVDIFAGLPSPYDVVRYHSLAATRLPDELEAIAWTEDGVVMGVRHTSRPIWGVQFHPESISSEHGRDLLRNFRRLALDFQAARRTHPRYEVHVRRLDIEPDTEAAYRALFADDDHGFWLDSGIVLDGLSRFSFLGDGSGPLAEHVAHRVADGHVTVRTPGRPDSDGEIVAQGFFDYLDEQLKLRAVPVPDGVPFEFNLGYVGYLGYELKAETGGQAVHKSVTPDAEMLFADRMMAVDHADGATYLLALSADGDDADALRWLEHTEETLRGLPRHDTAQRPGELPAIGMNDPAADGTVQPRHDREAYLDRIAESLEQIRQGETYEVCLTNTVELDAVIDPLTTYSRLRRISPVPYGALLDFPGAAVLSASPERFLTIGTDRIAESKPIKGTRPRGATPAEDEALRQDLLTQEKDRAENLMIVDLIRNDLNVVCEVGSVHVPSLFHVETYAPVHQLVSTIRGTLRAEETAVSCVRAAFPGGSMTGAPKLRTMEIIDRLEEGPRGVYSGCLGWFSLSGAADLSIVIRTLVAAGDRLSFGVGGAIVALSDAEDEFEETVVKSRAVVTAVLGTMTGPRSGEQAADGPPGSVW
- a CDS encoding aminoacid decarboxylase gives rise to the protein MDHSEAPVLDALAAYRAEDQLPFTPPGHKQGRGADPRVLEVLGEAVFHADMLAVSGLDDRTMSGKVIERAEELMADAVGADHTFFSTCGSSLSVKAAMLSVAGPHQKLLIGRDVHKSVVSGLILAGIRPVWVDPQWDAGLHLAHPPAADAFRAAFEEHPDARGALVTSPTPYGACADVGALAELCHERGVPLIVDEAWGAHLPFHPDLPTWAMDAGADVCVTSVHKMGSGLEQGSVFHLQGDLVAKDALAARADLLDTTSPSVLVFAALDGWRRQMMEHGRALLGDALSRAHRVRAAVDGIEGLHVHGRADFCGDGLAADMDPLQIYVDLSALPFNGYAAADWMRRNHRVNLHTSDHRRVNAQLTHADDDTTERRLLDGLRDLVAHADDLPPAPKIRVPAPGGLRLRQATLPRDAFFGDVEEVPADRAVGRVCAEMLTPYPPGVPAALPGEVLDRDVVDYLRDGVRAGMLVPDAADSTLATIRVSVRDVDAD
- a CDS encoding catalase, whose protein sequence is MSEKKNPVTAAAEKVAKKAQEVIHPGNEIPGAPGPEAVPVEEPTKVREPLLAKNDQRGPETYSPTGQATGAPQSKVAQDGAYLTTAQGARLYDTDHSLKAGPRGPVLLQDHHLREKITHFDHERIPERVVHARGAAAHGVFRGYGAATGITKAAFLAEGVETPVFVRFSTVLGSRGSADTVRDTRGFATKFYTEEGVFDLVGNNIPVFFIQDAIKFPDIIHAGKPHPDREIPQAQSAHDTFWDFVTLHTEATHHTLWNMSDRGIPRSYRMMEGFGVHTFRLVNAEGATTLVKFHWKPKLGVHSLVWEEAQITAGVDPDFHRRDLADAIEAGAFPQWELGVQTFPDTEDQMFEGIDLLDPTKIVPEELAPVRPIGLMTLNANPSNFFAETEQVAFHLGHLVPGIDVTDDPLFQGRLFSYLDTQISRLGGPNFGQLPINRTHAPVNDMLRDGMHQTAVHRGVAPYRPNSLDGGCPFLAGQDTGAFIEVPVQLPAARKVRDAPASFDDHFSQARLFYLSMTPTEREHIAAAYTFELGKCWEESIKVRGLQVLANIDPDLCAEVAAGLGLPAPGPSVPLASVEPSPALSQIGQNWPVDGRIIGIVTDGTDDLDGVRAVRRTILDAGMVPLVIAPAGGKLGRGDDAVTVQRTFATARSTEFDAILLAGAPGPAADSYGARDAKTDDATAAVTAIEPRLLLMVGEAYRHGKAIGAWGDGVDALAAAGLPAGSPGVVTGEAAPQVLETVTSLLGAHRAWDRFTPAL
- a CDS encoding prephenate dehydrogenase/arogenate dehydrogenase family protein; the protein is MTAGRALVVGGAGAVGALFAERLLGSGSEVTVVDPAGTGGPPGARRTTGDITAVDEALAAELAAADLVVLAVPETVALAALPHVARHLRADAVLVDTLSVKQPVTGAVRTHAPGIQAVGLNPMFAPSLGFEGRPVAAVVINAGAGVERLLALVADWGATVVRVDAREHDRLAGATQALTHAAVLGFGLALGELVPQVRQLRPVAPPPANALLALLARIASGTPEVYWDVQHANPEAAAARKALADGVRRVADAVENGGEDGFGRVLDDVRGYLGADLDPLAASCAHLFTRL
- a CDS encoding chorismate mutase family protein is translated as MTIDDLRAELDAIDERFLEELRARIEKCVEIGYFKRDNDVPMMQPHRIGIVQERAARFGARNGIDQDFLRRLYDLIIEETCRVEDLVIGGATA